In Halictus rubicundus isolate RS-2024b chromosome 1, iyHalRubi1_principal, whole genome shotgun sequence, the sequence taatagcgtgaacaccctgtacacaatAGTTGCAAGTTGATTCGTTTGCTCCCTTTACTTtcgattgaacaattttttcgttGAGATCAGGAGAGGGTTTGATAGGTTTGCTTTTCGTAGACAACTGGAGGATGAGCTGCAGATGAAGGAGAAGGGCTGGAGGGAGCAGAGAAACGAATGGAGAGCAGAGATCGATAGATTGCAAGAGGAGATCGAGAAGCAGCAGAAGTTGCTTTCGGTGAACCTCAGTAAATCGCCGCAGACTCAGACTGAGGCCTTCATGCAGCACGAGATCGCCAGGGTGACCACCGAAAATTTGGTAAAAAGCATAGTGATTTTATTCCAACCCTTTTTGCGCTTGATTACTCTCCCCAGATGTGACTTTTGAGACTACACGAAAAGATTGTTAGGAGTTACGGGGCCTAACATTATTGTTTCATAGAATCAGTAAAATTCCACACCATTTCCCATTTAGATACGGCAATTATTTCCGTaaacaatcaattttattaattactGCTATTGAATGCAATATTTAACTACATCTTTTATAAACAATAGGAGCTCCAGGAGAAGTACGACAAGATAGCGGAGGAGTGCAGAAAATTCAAGAGGCAGAGTAAAATACTAGCAAAACGTCTCCGGGACGCAGGCTGTAAGTGATCATTCCTTTAGAACTACTCCACCCTGCACAAAAATTGCGGAGAAAATTCGTGTTCAGAATcagcactaggtttacggagaattaaaaataattatcctCCGTTACTTcctaaaaatatcaagaatctACCTATCCAGATTTTTAGTATCTTTGCAATCTTAATGatcgtaaatgaaaaaatttagaaTCCATCGAAacgggttccgtaaatctaTTGTTAAGAGCACCTATTGACCAGCTGTTCATTTGCAATTTCTGTGCACAGTATGTATTTAGAGGAAGTTTGCGGTGTAATATACACTCATTCAGAATAGGTATTAAAGCTTTCTGGTATTTAATGCTTGCGAAGATGAGGGAGACGATGCTAAGGAGCATAGGGATCGCCCTTACGCTACGAGGGGCGCCGGTGAGTCTGTGGTCCAGTGTTCATAGTCATCGCACTTCTCACAGACCATAACTCACCCTTGCTCGCGAGTCAACCATCATATCTCCGATTATATTATTCACAAATCTCATGAAAAGCTAGATTAATGAAACGGTACTCAAAGTGTTTCATGTTTCTGTCTCAGTGCCAGATACGACGGAACCTGCGAGCGATTCCGCAATTATGTCTTCCACTGGCCACTCTGGTGACAACGGAAGCAACATGCCCGCCATCAGGAAGAAGGAGAGGGACTATGAGGGGATGTTCGAGTTCAGGAAAGAGGACATCAACGTGATCATTCGTCACCTCGTCATCGGTAAGCCTAGCTTACTAGATTATCAACTTTCTTGGCCACCTGGCCTagtcaagaaaataatatccaaTGGTTATCCAATATCATACTAGATTATCACAACAACTGAGAGATATTTACATCCAGCTGTTCTCGTTACAAATGATTTGAAAATTCAGAGAAAGTATTTCTTTAATTTCAATGATTTATTACAGACCTGAAGCCAAGAGTTTCAGTGACTCTGCTGCCCGGCCTGCCAGCCTACATCCTTTTCATGTGCATCAGGCACACCGACTGCATAAACGACGACCAAAAGGTCCGCCAGCTGCTAACAAGCTACCTGAACGCTGTGAAACGCGTGGTGAAGAAACGAGAGGACTTCGACTCCAGCGTCCTGTGGCTGAGCAACACCCTGAGGTTGTTGCACACCCTGAAGCAATATTCTGGAGACAAACCGTTCCAGATCGAGAACACACCCCGCCAAAACGAGCAATGTTTAAGGAACTTCGACCTGAACGAATACAGAGTGGTCCTGAGCAACGTAGGGCTCTGGATCTTCAACAACATCGTGACGAACCTGAAGGAGAGGATCCAGGCCCTCACCGTGCCTGCTCTCCTTGAACACGAAGCCATAACCAATCTAACAGATCGACCAAGGTCCTCGTCAATGGGCGAGGAGCCAGAATCCACGCAACAGAAGCTGGACAAGCTTCTAGAAGAACTCAGCTCTGTGTACAAGATTCTCCAGTATCATGGAGTCGATCCTGAGATCGTGGTTCAGCTGTTCAAGCAGCTGTTCTACTTCATGTGCGCCAGCGCCCTGAACAATCTACTTCTGAGGAACGAACTGTGTCAGTGGAGCAAGGGGATGCAAATCAGGTACAATCTGAGTTATCTGGAACAATGGGGCAGGGATCGAAGACTAGAGCAGGCCTCGGAAGCTTTTCAACCCCTTATCCAAGCCGCCCAACTACTACAGGCTCGAAAAAGCGATGCAGATGTCAATTCTGTTTGCGAGATGTGCAATAAATTAACCGCCAATCAGATCGTCAAGATTCTGAACTTGTACACGCCTGCTGACGATTTCGAGGCCAGGGTCCCGGTCTCGTTCATCAAGAAGGTGCAGGACAAGCTGAAGGAGCGCGGCGAGAACAACGAACAGGTGAGCATAGATTGCCAAATTTTTCTGCGTGCAACAAACGAATTTGCAGACAGCGTTCATTGAGTTGCGAACATGCTAGATTATTTTTAGTAGCCGGTCGAAgtaatagaaaattaattaacgtAGTGTAGACACTTCCATGATGAATTCATGAAATAATGTCACTTGTAATTCCTGTCGGTGTAGCATCCCCCTAAGTCTGGTCAccgtttaatttttatattattatgcaACGAGGAAATTGTTTGTGTGTTGCAGTTGTTGATGGATCTAAAGTACTCGTACCCAGTAAGGTTCCCATTCAATCCGTCGGACATCCGATTGGAGGACATCGAAATACCGGAAGTACTTCATTTGCCCATGCTCAAGAAGGTGTAACCATAGCTGCGAAGAAAACTTAGTGGTCCCGCAGCGCATGTAACTGTTTAGTTGAGTAACAAGTAATCAAATTCGCATAGCCTATTTATTAACGAAGCCAAAACgaaagagagggaaagaaagagattGGGGGGAGGGAGAGTAAACGACAGAGGGGTGAGAAGAATGATTATAAAAAGGGGGAGAGAATTAAAGAACGCATCGAGCGGGTCATCGATatcacgattttatatatttttttttactcgaGTAATTTGTATTTTACGAAGCATAATTCCTGTCCGCGCGATTAACAACGTTGACTCAAATACGTTCGAGTGGCTAgctgaaaaagagaaaagaagaaaagaatcgTAAGAGAAAAACCACGTTTTTCGTTTCGTTATTTGTAGTGGCGTACTCGCCGGTGATTATGCGAGGACTATGGCGAGGATTATGCGACGGAAAGGCTCTGCTGGGGCTTGCTTTTTGCATCGGAATCAGGATGGTGAATTCGGATTAACCCTGTGAGCATGGTTATAGTGAGATATGAAGTGCCGAAAATTCTGTATTCCTTGCGGTTACGGAAGCATTGTTAccaagattaaaagagtttaatgGTACGCGTTGTTGTCGTCGATATTGTAAGTCTATCGAATGTTGCAAGACAGAGAACTTTATTGCGCGGAACATCCGGTAAAACGTTGGAGATCTGTACTTAATGTGTAAAAAGGGATtggcaagagagaaagagagagagagagagagagagtggggggAGAGAGATTGTATATTTTGTGATACGAGAATTACGAGATCGGTTCCCCGCAGACCGAGAACAGAAGATGAGCGAAAAAGACACGAGCAGGAGAGAGAAAAACAGAGGTATATATTGttgttataatataatttataaatatgtACAAGCGATTGTATTCTGTGCCATTTTATTAGTAGAGATTCTAACAAAATTTCTGTTTTCTTACGTTCGTCAATCTGCGTTTGTgtttattctttaaaaaattctcacaCACACAGAGACATACACACTCCACAGAGAAAAAGAAACCCTCCTtcgaaaacaaaaaacaaagagATTCTATCGTCCTGGGAAACAAAAAGTGTACAGAAAGAACTCTGCGCTTGATTCGATGTGACAAATTTCTTTGTTCctacaatgaaaaataaaaagagagaTCGTTGAGGAAGAGGATGGTGTTTAAtttaacaaaaagaaaatagttAAGAATGAATGGAGACGTGAGAGTTGGTAAAATGTGAAACGATTTATTCGCGTTGTATCGCgccattattattataaattatcgTTGCAGCGAACGGGCGAGAATTGTAAGTAATGATAGGCAAACTAAATTCAGTGTCCAAATTATAAGTGTGAATGAAGCTCGGGGCTGAGCCGAAAGATGAAGAGTGTAGTATTAATtgcaattaatttctttttgttcAGACAATAATTCTGGAAACAGATATTAGTTTCGTTAGGCTCCGTCGGACGCGTCGTTCGGCGACCGGATATCGTCGATCTTTAGGATCATTTTGACCAGCTGCGTGGCCAACAGGATCTGCTGAGACTTGCTGGTGAGGGTCTCGATCACGTTCTGGACTTTCATATCTGCAAAATTAAATAGAACTTCTAGCACAATTTGTTTTACCAGaaattatgcaaaatagaacacatttttccGTTGTGGGGTTAAAGAGATCTACAGGATgttagaatattaatttttggtGATTCGACTTTCCCTAGTTTCTTCATTCTAAATTTAAAAGGTTTAAGATTAAAAAATAACGGGCACAAGATTTTGAAGTTTTAATAATGGGGGTAGTTTAAATGAAGCGGTGCTGAAAGGAAAATTTTTACAAGGGGTATTCCTTCTTTGGAAAAGAGATGGCAGgatagaggggggggggggagttccCCCCCATGTATTAAAAGATTGGTGGTACGGTACTCACCAGAGGTACCAAGGCCCAAGCAATCAATGCCAAGGGCGGGATTATTCTCGTCCACTTGGCGAGCCTTAATATCAGCCAAGGTGTCCACTGGGGAAAGGCCGGAATTCTCAGCCAATGCCAGTGGCACAGCTTCCAAAGCTTCAGCGAAAGCACGGAAAGCATACTGCTCCAATGTGCTAATTTTATTAGCTTCCTTAGCACAAGCTATGGCGCAAGAAATCTCGGCTGCACCACCACCATATAAAATCTTTTGGTCTTGTATTAAATTGCGAACAGTGCAGAGAGCATCGTGGATGGCTCGTTTTGCTTCCTCGATGATCTGAAAGTggtgtaattaatttttatattttaattaaaaccTAACAGCTTTAATTAACACCTAACCGACAAcccaaataatatatttaacatcccttttatcgaatttttaaatcgaaattaatttctagtccaaaaatttcagaaaatttcattttcccaAAATATAAAACGTATCTCGCGCGAGAAAGAATGGTGGCGCTACCATCAAGCATAAGTCGCCATCACTGTTGAATCTATGTCATATTAGGTGTACGGTTGTAGCATTAGAAGAACGGTGTTCAATCGATAGTGCGAAAATTGAACCGGTAAATATTTTAATGCATTAATTTTGCAAGGTGTCTGGTCAGTAAGGTATATTTTTAACACCGCTGAAATTCTCCTtgcttatatatttttttaaactaaaaatttgCACACTTACCATCTTGTTACCGCCGCGAATGAAGATAGTAACTGCTCGGGAATTTTTGCATTTCTCGATGATCAACATTCGGTCCTTGGTAGTTCCGAAAGTTAATTCTCTGACAATACCAGCGTGGCCAAGCTTTTCTGGCGTTAATTCCTCGAATCGTGGAACTATGCGACCACCGGTAGCGATAGCAATTAGCTGGAAAGATGTTCATGTATTTTAACCGCGATTAAATGTACTTCGAACCATTAAGTACATAGGGGAATTCCCTCAGATCTCATAATCTTGTGGTCATCAGAGCCACTGCGAAAAACCGATTACTAGTCATAGAGTTTAGGGGGTcttacttttatttatttagtaaaaaatatttaaatgccCGAGACTCCATAAATTAGTTATCTGGTCTTTCACCCTCTTCCATTGCAAGTTTTCATCACAgggaaaattttcaaatattatgACAGTGCTAAAGATCCCCGTATTTTAAATCGAAATCGgtcacgaacttttgcactgacaaTAAAATAGAGAGTTTTACAATACTTACTTCGATTTCAGGACCACCAACCCACCTAACAGCAGGCAACTTATTCTGCAGAAGAAGATGGTTGGCCTCGTCGTCGAAACCCCATTGGCAAATTGCAAGAGTCGTTCCCGCATCTTTCACCATTTTCACCATTTCCGTGAACTTCTCCTTTTCATACTCCCGCAGAGCCCTGTAGTCTTCCACAGAGGTAACATCCAGCTTATGTTTCGTTTTTGGTTTTGGTGGTTCGAACGGACATGTTAGAATCGCCAATTTTACATCTTCCAGTTTCTATAACACAATATCCATTCTCCTGTATGCACTCTATAATTTACATAAGTCGTCCATTTAATAGAAACAATTTTCCTTCAGCTCTCATAATCTTGTGATCATTGAAGCCACTGCAAAGGCTAGGTCATTGAATAGTTTACTAGAAACTCTCACTTTTTTACTAACTATCATATATGATAGTTAGAGCAAAAATGTTGGTCTCAAAGCAAGTAGACTAGACAAATTTCCTGAACCTTCACCCTTCTCTGCTGttgtaatttttcatcataAGGAAAGAATTTGGGAATATCAATACATAATTTTCAACTCCttagaatgattaaaaaaagaaagtctCTTTCATGTGACTCCTGCCTCTTACAATtgatatagaaaatttttattttgcattaagatccgcaatctagtaattaTTAAATACTGTATgagatttaaaaaatactgtaacCATATACCTTGGGCATCTGAGGATGACTGAAGTCCTTGTCTACCACAACACCATGGACcagaatagtatcttccagtTTACCCCCAACTTTTCCTTCAACCTTGATCAGTTCAAAATTCACATCTCTCGTATCAGGGTCCAAAACTGCGAACACAGCATTCACAGCTATCTCTGCCATCTGCCTGTGGCATTTGTTGACGCTGGAAATGATGATAAACAATATATTACTAACATGTTACTACAGTAGATACAGATACAGGtatacaattatttaattacatttttgaCCCAAGGCTGGTCATGGCAATGTTGATATAAGCTTCCCGATTTTCGCTGCTCCCCTCGAAGGTATCAGAGATGTTTTTCAAATGTTCAGTGGCACATTTGGCTGCCATTTCAAAACCATCTGCTATTCTGATCGGATGAATTCCTTTGTCCAATAACTGCTCTGCCTGCTCCAGAAGAGCACCAGCTAGAACAACTACTCCTGTAGTACCGTCTCCAATCTCGTCGTCTTGAGACTGGGATAGTTGAACCATCAGCTTGGCAATTTCATGGTCCACGTCCATGTTCTTCAAGATTGTTGCACCATCGTTTGTTACGGTAATGTCTCCA encodes:
- the Cct5 gene encoding chaperonin containing TCP1 subunit 5 — its product is MTAIPGTVAFDEYGRPFIILRDQHKQKRLTGSNAIKSHIMAARSVAHILRTSLGPKGLDKLMVSSDGDITVTNDGATILKNMDVDHEIAKLMVQLSQSQDDEIGDGTTGVVVLAGALLEQAEQLLDKGIHPIRIADGFEMAAKCATEHLKNISDTFEGSSENREAYINIAMTSLGSKIVNKCHRQMAEIAVNAVFAVLDPDTRDVNFELIKVEGKVGGKLEDTILVHGVVVDKDFSHPQMPKKLEDVKLAILTCPFEPPKPKTKHKLDVTSVEDYRALREYEKEKFTEMVKMVKDAGTTLAICQWGFDDEANHLLLQNKLPAVRWVGGPEIELIAIATGGRIVPRFEELTPEKLGHAGIVRELTFGTTKDRMLIIEKCKNSRAVTIFIRGGNKMIIEEAKRAIHDALCTVRNLIQDQKILYGGGAAEISCAIACAKEANKISTLEQYAFRAFAEALEAVPLALAENSGLSPVDTLADIKARQVDENNPALGIDCLGLGTSDMKVQNVIETLTSKSQQILLATQLVKMILKIDDIRSPNDASDGA